Proteins found in one Miscanthus floridulus cultivar M001 chromosome 4, ASM1932011v1, whole genome shotgun sequence genomic segment:
- the LOC136548805 gene encoding cation/H(+) antiporter 18-like: protein MAVANLTSRALEPTVKPLAAACSDNNLVNSQGMFLGDQPLRFSLPLLLVQVSVILVLSAAAHLVLRRLGQSRFVTHMLVGIFLGPSVLDRSASFRDVLFSERGTYILESVPLVSLILFLFSMGVKTDLSLLRRPSGHAIAVAVGIMGTVVPLAVTLPVFHALQPTLPEDLKGSSLVTELVVRLSLSSFPVIADASFVVVVIVALLSALVTDAIGFKYMIGPMMLGLALPDGMPIGATMTERLDSFFIALFLPVYMALSGYRTDLTEFTRSEASEKWCSSDAANTKVLEPVSRSSTTSAWGTCAESHACTCMRVCGVHLDPKVPRQLKN from the exons ATGGCGGTGGCGAACCTGACGTCGCGGGCTCTGGAGCCGACAGTGAAGCCGCTAGCGGCGGCGTGCTCCGACAACAACCTGGTGAACTCGCAGGGCATGTTCCTGGGCGACCAACCGTTGCGCTTCTCCCTACCTCTCCTCCTCGTGCAGGTCTCCGTCATCCTGGTCCTCTCCGCGGCCGCGCACCTGGTGCTTCGCCGCCTCGGCCAGTCCCGCTTCGTCACACACATGCTCGTCGGCATCTTCCTGGGTCCCTCCGTGCTGGACCGCAGCGCGTCCTTCCGCGACGTGCTCTTCTCGGAGCGCGGCACCTACATCCTCGAGAGCGTGCCCCTGGTGTcgctcatcctcttcctcttctccatGGGCGTCAAGACTGACCTCAGCCTCCTCCGTCGGCCCAGCGGCcacgccatcgccgtcgccgtcggcaTCATGGGCACCGTCGTGCCGCTTGCGGTCACCCTGCCCGTCTTCCACGCGCTCCAGCCCACGCTGCCCGAGGACCTGAAGGGCTCCTCGCTCGTCACCGAGCTTGTCGtccgcctctccctctcctccttccCCGTCATCGCCGACGC CTCCTTCGTGGTGGTGGTTATCGTCGCGCTACTGTCGGCGCTGGTGACGGACGCCATCGGGTTCAAGTACATGATCGGGCCCATGATGCTGGGGCTGGCGCTCCCCGACGGCATGCCCATCGGCGCCACCATGACGGAGCGCCTCGACTCCTTCTTCATCGCGCTCTTCCTGCCTGTCTACATGGCGCTCTCCGGCTACCGCACCGACCTCACCGAGTTCACCAGGTCCGAGGCGTCGGAGAAGTGGTGCAGCAGCGACGCCGCGAACACGAAGGTCTTGGAGCCGGTGAGCAGGTCGAGCACGACATCCGCCTGGGGCACGTGCGCCGAGAGCCATGCATGCACCTGCATGCGTGTGTGCGGCGTCCACCTAGACCCGAAGGTGCCACGTCAGTTAAAAAATTGA
- the LOC136549983 gene encoding TITAN-like protein isoform X1, whose protein sequence is MPTKPPPAAEFEYCELCRHHHDHGRRHCYVTKHRRNLDAALTSVRSKLSDLRRAFLHGSPSSQPPRARLWCPFCSIDLDSRSAGKNAIYHLASSEHLKGVKDFLRKHGGGMDQVDSLRISEDVLAKWEKGSESLSTGTKKGTEGLIGPCLKQIKDIQHEYTCESLDSFAQNNIPSFSNTASYVVMPLQSSTNGAYDPISTACHGASSSGSARYSTPYGTVGLPITPWGSAETHKQQGALSTNLFHSSGPETKGHQSTVLVNDARPLISCSNHMLPLQVQQSHTGGNLSNGSKANVHTGAPPPWLKANEHDPKNLPLRSCALPSRKGKSRKLNPKRVGAAWAERRRTEMELEKQGEIVPATSDSSWLPNFGSVWQSGTRKESRKDFEKSHKLHDTKSNHDLSLEIKPYISKRMRVGADKASDKAEELGSHLQQ, encoded by the exons ATGCCGACGAAGCCGCCACCCGCCGCCGAGTTCGAGTACTGCGAGCTGTGCCGCCATCACCACGACCATGGCCGGCGCCATTGCTACGTCACCAAGCACCGGAGAAATCTCGACGCCGCGCTCACCTCCGTCCGCTCCAAGCTCTCCGACCTCCGCCGCGCCTTCCTCCACGGCTCCCCCTCTTCCCAGCCGCCGCGGGCCCGTCTCTGGTGCCCCTTCTGCTCCATCGACCTCGACAGCCGCTCCGCTGG TAAAAATGCCATTTACCATTTGGCAAGCAGTGAGCACCTGAAGGGTGTGAAGGATTTCCTGCGGAAGCACGGGGGAGGGATGGATCAGGTGGACTCGCTTAGGATTTCAGAGGATGTGCTTGCCAAG tgggagaaAGGCTCGGAATCCTTGAGCACAGGAACGAAAAAGGGGACTGAAGGGCTGATTGGACCATGTCTGAAGCAGATAAAAGATATCCAACATGAATATACCTGTGAAAGTTTGGATAGTTTTGCACAAAACAATATCCCATCTTTTAGTAATACTGCATCATATGTTGTTATGCCTTTACAAAGTTCTACCAATGGGGCATATGACCCTATTAGTACAGCGTGTCATGGAGCTTCCAGTTCTGGAAGTGCTCGTTATTCTACTCCATATGGAACTGTTGGACTGCCCATCACACCTTGGGGATCGGCCGAAACACATAAGCAGCAGGGTGCGCTGTCTACAAACTTGTTCCACAGCAGTGGTCCTGAAACAAAAG GTCATCAATCTACTGTCCTTGTAAATGACGCAAGGCCATTGATTTCTTGTTCTAATCAT ATGTTACCTTTGCAGGTTCAACAAAGTCACACTGGAGGAAATTTGAGCAATG GCTCAAAAGCAAATGTGCATACGGGTGCTCCTCCTCCTTGGTTAAAAGCTAATGAACATGATCCAAAGAATTTGCCACTCAGAAGCTGTGCTCTTCCTTCTCGGAAAGGAAAATCGAGGAAACTCAATCCAAAGAGGGTTGGTGCTGCATgggcagaaagaagaagaactgagATGGAATTGGAGAAGCAAGGTGAAATTGTTCCAGCAACATCTGATTCTAGCTGGCTACCTAATTTTGGTAGTGTCTGGCAATCTGGCACAAGGAAGGAATCAAGGAAAGACTTTGAGAAAAGCCACAAGCTTCACGACACGAAGAGCAATCATGACTTATCCTTGGAGATAAAACCATATATCAGCAAACGGATG CGTGTAGGTGCTGATAAAGCTTCTGACAAAGCTGAAGAGCTTGGCAGCCACCTACAACAGTAA
- the LOC136549983 gene encoding TITAN-like protein isoform X2, whose amino-acid sequence MPTKPPPAAEFEYCELCRHHHDHGRRHCYVTKHRRNLDAALTSVRSKLSDLRRAFLHGSPSSQPPRARLWCPFCSIDLDSRSAGKNAIYHLASSEHLKGVKDFLRKHGGGMDQVDSLRISEDVLAKWEKGSESLSTGTKKGTEGLIGPCLKQIKDIQHEYTCESLDSFAQNNIPSFSNTASYVVMPLQSSTNGAYDPISTACHGASSSGSARYSTPYGTVGLPITPWGSAETHKQQGALSTNLFHSSGPETKGHQSTVLVNDARPLISCSNHVQQSHTGGNLSNGSKANVHTGAPPPWLKANEHDPKNLPLRSCALPSRKGKSRKLNPKRVGAAWAERRRTEMELEKQGEIVPATSDSSWLPNFGSVWQSGTRKESRKDFEKSHKLHDTKSNHDLSLEIKPYISKRMRVGADKASDKAEELGSHLQQ is encoded by the exons ATGCCGACGAAGCCGCCACCCGCCGCCGAGTTCGAGTACTGCGAGCTGTGCCGCCATCACCACGACCATGGCCGGCGCCATTGCTACGTCACCAAGCACCGGAGAAATCTCGACGCCGCGCTCACCTCCGTCCGCTCCAAGCTCTCCGACCTCCGCCGCGCCTTCCTCCACGGCTCCCCCTCTTCCCAGCCGCCGCGGGCCCGTCTCTGGTGCCCCTTCTGCTCCATCGACCTCGACAGCCGCTCCGCTGG TAAAAATGCCATTTACCATTTGGCAAGCAGTGAGCACCTGAAGGGTGTGAAGGATTTCCTGCGGAAGCACGGGGGAGGGATGGATCAGGTGGACTCGCTTAGGATTTCAGAGGATGTGCTTGCCAAG tgggagaaAGGCTCGGAATCCTTGAGCACAGGAACGAAAAAGGGGACTGAAGGGCTGATTGGACCATGTCTGAAGCAGATAAAAGATATCCAACATGAATATACCTGTGAAAGTTTGGATAGTTTTGCACAAAACAATATCCCATCTTTTAGTAATACTGCATCATATGTTGTTATGCCTTTACAAAGTTCTACCAATGGGGCATATGACCCTATTAGTACAGCGTGTCATGGAGCTTCCAGTTCTGGAAGTGCTCGTTATTCTACTCCATATGGAACTGTTGGACTGCCCATCACACCTTGGGGATCGGCCGAAACACATAAGCAGCAGGGTGCGCTGTCTACAAACTTGTTCCACAGCAGTGGTCCTGAAACAAAAG GTCATCAATCTACTGTCCTTGTAAATGACGCAAGGCCATTGATTTCTTGTTCTAATCAT GTTCAACAAAGTCACACTGGAGGAAATTTGAGCAATG GCTCAAAAGCAAATGTGCATACGGGTGCTCCTCCTCCTTGGTTAAAAGCTAATGAACATGATCCAAAGAATTTGCCACTCAGAAGCTGTGCTCTTCCTTCTCGGAAAGGAAAATCGAGGAAACTCAATCCAAAGAGGGTTGGTGCTGCATgggcagaaagaagaagaactgagATGGAATTGGAGAAGCAAGGTGAAATTGTTCCAGCAACATCTGATTCTAGCTGGCTACCTAATTTTGGTAGTGTCTGGCAATCTGGCACAAGGAAGGAATCAAGGAAAGACTTTGAGAAAAGCCACAAGCTTCACGACACGAAGAGCAATCATGACTTATCCTTGGAGATAAAACCATATATCAGCAAACGGATG CGTGTAGGTGCTGATAAAGCTTCTGACAAAGCTGAAGAGCTTGGCAGCCACCTACAACAGTAA